The following nucleotide sequence is from Cellulosilyticum sp. I15G10I2.
ATTTGGATTCATAGCCAGCGATCTTGCGATGGCTACACGTTGCTTCTGACCGCCTGAGAGTTGCGATGGGTACGCCTCCGCTTTGGCATCTAGGCCAACACGTCTGAGCAGCTGCATGCCCTTTTCTTTACCCTCATCCTTAGTCATGATTTTTAACTCCACTGGTGCAAGCATGATATTCTCTAAAACAGTCTTGTGTGGAAAAAGATTGAAGTGCTGAAATACCATGCCGATATTTTCACGCACTTTATTGATATCTGTGTGTTTATCTGTAATATCTTTACCATCTATGACTATACTGCCGGCTGTGGCTGCTTCAAGCTGATTAAGACAACGAAGGAAAGTCGATTTACCGCTTCCGGAAGGACCTAACAAAACCACTACTTCGCCTTCAAAAATATCAATACTCATGTCTTTTAAAACTTCTAATTTGCCAAAATCCTTCTTCAGATTTTCTACATGAATTTTAACCTTTCTACCTACCACGGTTAACTCTCCTTTCAACCCTCTTAGCAATCTTACTAAGCGAAATAATTACAACCATATACATAATACCAATGATTGCCCAGGTTTCCAAACTCCTAAGTGTATTACCACTGATGGTTCTACCCATATTAGTAAGCTCTGGGAATCCAATAACAGAAAGAATGGAGGTATCTTTTAAGGTAATGATAAACTGATTGATAATAGAAGGGATCATGGTACGGATGGCCTGTGGCAATACGACCAACCGCATGCTTTTACTATAATTTAAGCCAAGACTCCTGCTGGCTTCCATCTGTCCTTTATCAACACTTTCAATACCTGCACGGATAATTTCAGCCATATAGGCCCCACAGTTCATGGCAAGTGCAATGGTTCCCGCCGAAAGTGCAGTCAATCTGAAATTTTGTATGCCCAACATTTTAATACCGCTTGGCAAGCCAAAATAGATAAAAAAAGCTAAAACAATCAGTGGCACGCCACGGACCCCATCAACATATGCAGTCCCTAAAAAGTTTAAAAAACGGTTTTTCCCAACGTTCATCAAGGAAAAAATCAGCCCAATGATCATGGCAAAAAACAGCGATAACAACGTAAGCAGCAAAGTCTTCCCCAGTGCCTGAAGCAGCATTAAGCCATATGTTTGAATGATTGCAATCATAACTAAACCTCCCTATTCTAGTCACATATAGGATGATAGAAAGAACGTGAGATACCTGTAACAGTTTCTCACGTCCGTAATCAACTTTAATACACTATTATTTTAAATACGTATTAAGGATTTCATCGTATTTTCCGCTTGCTTTAAGGTTTGCAAGTCCGGCATTGAACATATCGAGTAATTCTTGGTTATCTTTATTCATAATAGCAAAGCCATAAGGAGCACCCTCACTTTCCATTCCCGCAGGGATTGTAAGCTTAAGGCCGCCTTCTTTGATGGAAGCTGCCATGATTGGTGTATCTTCTACACATGCTTCACTGTTTCCAAGAAGTACGTCTTGATACATAGTCGGTGAATCTTCAAAAACAGTCACTGTAAAGCCATATTGATCTTTTAAGCTATTTGCAAAGTCTGCTCCTGCTGTACCGTTTTTAACTGCCACATTTTTACCTTTAAGTGCTTCAAAACTGTTAATATCACTTCCCTCAGCTACTACAAAAGTCTGAGTTGCATTGAAATAGCCATCTGAGAAGATCCATCCAGAATCAATACGTTCTTGCTTGATTGTTGCCCCTGCAATAAGACCATCTGCCTGACCTACCTGAACTGCTGCAACTGCTGCGTCCCAACCGAGGCTATTTAATTCATATGTAAATCCCTGATCTTCTGCAATAGCAGCAAGTAAATCAACATCAATCCCTACAAATTCATTCTTTTCATTAGTATACTCAAAAGGTTTAAATACCGTATCTGTTGCGATGATCCATGTTTTTTCGTTTGTTGTTCCGTTAGATGCTGTTGAAGATGCTTCTTCAGTATTTTTAGAACCACATCCTGTTAATGATAAACCTGCAAGTAAAATTGTACATAAAGTTAAAGCTAAAGATTTTTTCATAATATTCTCCTTAATTTATAATTTATTCATTTTAAAAAAACAAACCTATGCATTAATCAAAAGAGATTAATATCTATTTACATAATACTTCAAGCAATATTATATACAATCACGTATATGTTGTCAATTTGTATAACTATTTACATGATTCTATAAAGGTGTATAATTCTTCCAAAAAGATGTAAGACCGATAACTCATGCCTTTAATTGATGCTGTGTCGTGGGGTTCAATGATGAGACGCTCTAACTCTTTAACCTATCCAGTATCTATTTTTTAGTCTTATGTTACATAAAG
It contains:
- a CDS encoding amino acid ABC transporter ATP-binding protein encodes the protein MSIDIFEGEVVVLLGPSGSGKSTFLRCLNQLEAATAGSIVIDGKDITDKHTDINKVRENIGMVFQHFNLFPHKTVLENIMLAPVELKIMTKDEGKEKGMQLLRRVGLDAKAEAYPSQLSGGQKQRVAIARSLAMNPNIMLFDEPTSALDPEMVGEVLAVMKELTLGGMTMVVVTHEIGFAKEVADRVVFMDDGYIVEQGPPQEVIVNPKEARTIDFLNKVL
- a CDS encoding transporter substrate-binding domain-containing protein codes for the protein MKKSLALTLCTILLAGLSLTGCGSKNTEEASSTASNGTTNEKTWIIATDTVFKPFEYTNEKNEFVGIDVDLLAAIAEDQGFTYELNSLGWDAAVAAVQVGQADGLIAGATIKQERIDSGWIFSDGYFNATQTFVVAEGSDINSFEALKGKNVAVKNGTAGADFANSLKDQYGFTVTVFEDSPTMYQDVLLGNSEACVEDTPIMAASIKEGGLKLTIPAGMESEGAPYGFAIMNKDNQELLDMFNAGLANLKASGKYDEILNTYLK
- a CDS encoding amino acid ABC transporter permease, which gives rise to MIAIIQTYGLMLLQALGKTLLLTLLSLFFAMIIGLIFSLMNVGKNRFLNFLGTAYVDGVRGVPLIVLAFFIYFGLPSGIKMLGIQNFRLTALSAGTIALAMNCGAYMAEIIRAGIESVDKGQMEASRSLGLNYSKSMRLVVLPQAIRTMIPSIINQFIITLKDTSILSVIGFPELTNMGRTISGNTLRSLETWAIIGIMYMVVIISLSKIAKRVERRVNRGR